Within the Stenotrophomonas sp. 610A2 genome, the region GTCGGCACTGTCGCCGATCTGGTGGCACTGGATGAGAATAATCGCGCCCTGGTTTCAGCGGGTTTACGCCGTCTGCGCGCTGGCAAGGCCAGCGTCGGTCTGCAGGCCTTGATCGAGGTGAGCGGACGTGACCCGCGCCGGCTCAGCGCCAGCGACATCGGTTACGCCGTTGCGCCGCGTTTGAATGCGGCAGGGCGTCTGGAAGACATGGCGCTGGGCATCGAGCTGTTGTTGACCGAAGATCCAGCACAGGCGCGGGAAATCGCCACGCTGCTCGAAGAGATCAATGCCGAGCGCCGCGCCGTGCAGCAGATCATGACCGACGATGCCGAACGTGCGGTTGCCCGCGCCGTGCTGGATGACGACATGCAGCGGCCGGTTGCGGCGTGTCTGTTCGATGCGGAGTGGCATCCGGGCGTCGTAGGCCTGGTTGCATCGAAGATGAAGGATCGCCTGCATCGGCCGGTGATTGCCTTTGCACCGGCTGAACCCGGTGGCGATGCGCTGCGTGGTTCGGCACGTTCGATCAGCGGCTTCCACATCCGTGATGCCTTGGCTGCGATCAACGCCAATCATCCAGGATTGATGGAGAAGTTCGGTGGCCATGCGATGGCTGCGGGGCTGAGTTTGCCATTGGCAAATCTGGATGCGTTCAAGGCAGCCTTCGAGCAACAGGTACAACGCAGTCTGGACCCGGCATTGCTGCAACAGCAGTTGCTCAGCGATGGCGAGTTGTCGCCTGCCGAACTGGATTTCCAGCACGCCGAAGCACTGCGTCTTGCCGGTCCGTGGGGGCAGGGCTTCGCCGAACCTTTGTTTGACGGTGCTTTCGAAGTGCTTGAGTGGCGCGTACTCAAGGAGCGCCATCTGAAGTTCGTATTGCGTCAGACCGGCAGCACGGCGCGGATCAATGCGATCCATTTCAGCGGCTGGACCGGCACCGCACCCGCGCAGCACGTACAGCTAGCCTACCGACTGGTGAGCGACGACTATCGCGGCGGCAAAGCCATCCAATTGATCGTCGAGCACTGCGCATCCGTTTGACCTGACGCGTGCGCCCCCTTGTAGTGCCGAGCCATGCTCGGCAGGGGCTTAACCCCTGATCCATCAGCACTCGTAGCACGCACCCGGTGCGGGCAGCGCATCTGGGAACGCAGTCAGAAAGCCTGAAAAAATTCTGGTTCCTTTCCCGGGTTGCGCTGCGCTCGCCCGGGCGACAACACTTGTCTGCACGGCTTTGTGTGACCTGCATCGCTAAAGACGTGTCTCGAATGTCCAGACAACAAACACCTCTGTAAGCCGCCGATAGCAGAATCCGCGCAGTTCACCGCCAAGCCGCGATTTGGTTGCGTGAGGACTGCGTGATGAAGCCCGCCATCGACTAATACATTCCTACGAATTCAGCATTCAAAGACCCGATATGGGTGTCAGAAAACTGGCGCGTTACATAAAGCAATGGCACAGTCGGGTTCTCGACAACGCATGGGACGACGGAACGCCCGATGTTTGCAGAATCACTTTCAGCAGCAGGCGGCTTGCAACGCCTGCATCAAGACCGCCGCCTGGTTCGAGTGGAAACAGCGCTTTCACCAGAGACATTTCTGGTCAAGCGCTTTGACGGCAATGAATCGGTCTCCGCGCCATTCCTCTATCACGTCGAGTTGCTGTCTACCCAGCCAAGGCTGGAACTGAAGCAGCTGGTTGGGCAGCCGCTACGTCTGCTTCTGGGCGACGAATTCGGTAGCCGCAGTGTGCACGGCTATGTGCGCGAATTCGCCAGCACCGGGCAACAGGCACAGTTCAACAGTTACCGCGCCGAAGTGGCACCTTGGTTCGCTTTCCTCGATTACACCAGCAATTGCCGCATCTTCCAGGACAAGAACGTCCTGCAGATCATCGAAGAAGTGTTTGCCGGCTACGAACAGTTGGCGCGCTACCGCTACGATCTCAATGCAGGCAAGCTGCAACCCTTGTCGTATTGCGTGCAGTACAATGAATCCGACTTTGCCTTCGTCAGTCGCCTGCTGGAAGACGCGGGTCTGTACTACAGCTTCGTACATGATGATGAAGGGCATACGCTGGTCATCAGTGATGACTCCACGCTCAGTGTCGTACACGGTGACCCAGCTGCGATCGCGTATGTGTCCGATCAAGGCACCTTGGCGCGTACCGGCCTGCATCGCTGGGGCGCGCGGCGCAGGGTAGGGCCGAGCGCGCAGACATTGCGCAGTTTTGATTTCAAGCAACCCAAGCAGCAACTTGATGGAAACCAGGGCAACCAGGTACCGATGGGCTTGTTGCCGCCGCTGGAGCAATACCGTTATGACGGCGCAGCACGCTTTGCAAACAGCCGAGTTGGTGAAGCCTTGGCGGCAGTACGTAACGAGGAAGTGAGCTGGCCGACCAAGTTGTTCGAATGCGCTGGCAATGCCGGTGAGCTAGCAGCCGGTGCTTGCTTCAGTCTCGAGCGGCATCCTGATTTCATTGGTCGCGATGAGGCAGACCGTGAGTTCTTCGTGGTGTCGATGCAGCGCGAGGGTCACAATAATTTCGCCAGTGATTTCTCCAGTGCGGAGCTGCCCAGCGTTGAGATGCAGGCGCAGGTATTGCGCAGGCGCATTCCGTTCCGTCCCTTGCGACAGACACCGTGGCCACGCATGCCAGGGCCGCAGACCGCAACGGTGGTCGGCCCGCCGGGCGAAGAGCTGCATGCCGATGCCTATGGCCGGGTGAAGGTACAGTTCCACTGGGACAGGAAGCTGGATCGACGTGAGAACGCCTCATGCTGGATCCGTAGCTCCAGCCCTTGGGCGGGCGCCGACATGGGCGGCGTGTCGCCGCCACGTATCGGCCAGGAAGTCATCGTCGATTTTCTTGATGGCGATCCGGATCGCCCGATCATCACCGGCCGTGTCTACAACGAGCAGAACATGCCGCCGTTCGGCATGGAAGTCAGCGGCCTGAAGTCGAAAACGGTCAAAGGCGGTGGTTGGAACGAAGTCTCCATGCACGATGGTGCGGGGGGCGAGCTGTTGAACATGCGTGCGCAGCGCGACATGGTTACCACCGTGCTCAATGACCAGACCGCGAGCATCCTCAACAACAAGACCACGAGTGTAGCGGTTGACCACGGCATGACGGTGGGCGGCAACCAGACCATCGGTATCACCGGCAATCGCGGCATCACCGTTACCGGTACCGATACCTCGACCGTGACCGGCACACGCACTACCGATGTCACCGGCGCCGTCGCCGAGACCTATCACACCGGTCAGACCAAGACGATTCTCGCTGCCGGCTATACCGAAACCATCACCGGTTCTTTCACCACGACATTGACCGGCAACTACATCAGCCAGCGCACTGGCACGTGGAAGCAGACCATCACCTCGACCTCGTGGGAACAGGTGCAGGGAAAGGTTACCGAGCAATACCTGGCAGGGCGGGAAACCACGATTACGGGCCTGGACAAGCGCGGAGTCACCGGTGCGGTGGAGGATGCCAACAAGGGCTCGCGCACCATCGGTGTGGAGGGAACCTTCGAGCAGGGTGTCACTGAAACCCACTCGCAGTTCTCGACCGGCGACATGACCTTGTCGTCCGCAGCCAAGCTGATCGCTGCAGTGGGCGAATCGTCCGCCATCGAGATTACCGCCGGTGAGATCAGGATAAGCGCCGGTGGTTCAGAGGTGGTGATCAACGCCAGTGGCGTTTCGGTCAATGGTAGCGAGATCAAGCTCAACTGCTAAGCAGAACGGAGATTCAGCGTGCAGGATACCCCCATGTTGCGCGGCCTCGACACCTTGCGCGAAGCCTGGTTACAGGCCAGTTCCGATCCATCCAGGCGATTGCTGATATGGCGCTTGCCAGCCAACGCCAGCCGCCTGCTTGCTGCATTCTTCGAGATGCAGCGGCACGACGAAGGACGCAATACGCCGGACTATTTCCTGCGTATCGATGCGCGCTACGAGCTCGGTTTCCGCTACAGCCGGCAGATCAAGCAGGACTTGTTGGAGCGCTATCTCGGCAGTCAGGATGAACTGCGCGAGCAGGGCGTTTCACTTGGATGGCGCGGCCCCAATGAAACCCACCCGGACTCGGCTGCCGGCGTGATTGAGGTGCTTGAGAGTTTTGTTGCGCATCATGGCGACCATATGCGCATGATGGCGGCAGTGTTTGAGCCAGAACGCCATGCCCCGGGTGACGGCTTTGAGCGCTGGATATCGGCGGCACTCAGCGCCGGCCCGGGCAAGCGTCTGCGATTGGTGTTGGTCGACACCCAGGAAGATCCGCGTTGGCAATCGCTGTTGGACAAGCACAGTGACACGGCTGCCTTGATCGGCGGCGAGGTCGATATGTTCGCCATTGCCCGTGACACCGCCGCGCAGGCGAGTGGACGCGGCCCAGAGGTGCTGTACCGTCAGTTGCTTGCTGACCTGATGCTGCTGATCGAACGCGGTAGCCCCGCACAGGTGCTAGCCCGCGCCGATCGCGCGCAGGCGCTGGCATCGCGCAGCGGCTGGCACGACCAGCAATCGGTAGTGCAGATGATGGTGGCAGGCAGCTGGCTCAAGCACGGCGACCACGCCAATGCCATCAATGCTTACCGCACTGCGCGCAGCGCTGCGGAGAGTGCCCGCTCAGGCGGTAATGCCGCAGGCGCGGATCTGGTGATGCAGAGCTGGTTTGGCGAAGCCGGTTGCTGGTTGACCGCAAAGCAGCCAGAACGCGCCGCACAAACCTATCTGCAGGCATCGGCGTCGGCCGCCAGTATCCCCAATCCCATGTTCCAGCTGGAAGGGCAGCGCATGGCCGGTTGGTGCCAGTTGCAGGCGGGTAACAAAGAGGTCGCGCGCAGCGAGCTGCTGGAAGCGATTCGCATCGCAAAGCCGCTGTCGCCGGCAGACCGCAAGACGACGACCTTACCGCAGGCATTGTGGGATCTGCTGTTGCTGCAGGACGCACGACGCTGCGAGAAGCTGCAGGAGGTTTCGGCAGACTATGTACAGGCCAGCACCAAGGTGTTTGTTGATGCCGAGAGCAACGCCATGGCGCTGGGCCCGCGGCCCGCACGCGCTGCGCTCGACGCCATCGAGGTGCAGTTGGACGCAGCGTTGGAGCAGGGATTCCATCGCGCCCAGCAGGAACGCGAGCGCTTGATCCAGGCCGGCGATGAGTTCTTCCGCAAGATCGTCGCCGTGGGCCGCGACTTCCTCGATCCCCATTGGAACGGTATTCCGACGCTCGAGCATCCGCTGGACCACGAGATACCCGTATGGAGCGAGCCGCCGGCGATGCAGCCACTGCCCGATCCCTCAGCTCTACTGCAGCCATCGGCTGTGACACGTGACGCATCAACAACGGCAGGAGCAGCACTGGCATGACGCCAAGCAGGAAAACAGCAGTGATGGCGGTGGCCATCGTGGTCGGGATCATCGTCGTGGCCTGGATCAGTGCCGACTATCGCGACGAGGTCAAAGCCTTCCTGCGTGCATTGCTGCGCGCGATCTGAGCGACAAGGAGTGTTGCCATGAGCATCGCCGCCAAACACCTCGATCCGCAGTTGGGCATCGACATCCACATGTATGCGGTGCCGCCAAGCCCGCTGCCAACGCCGCATATCGGCTTGGTGCTGGATCCCTTCGACTACATTCCGTTTATCGGCTCGACGATCAAGGTCAATGGTGTGCATCGCGCGACCGCCGGAACTGGCGGGCTGGACGTGCATATTCCGCTCGGCGTTTGGGCGCCACCATTGGCGGCGCCGATGGGTCCGCAGTTCGACGGTGAAGAAATCTTCATGGGCAGCCGCACCGTATCCGCGGATGGCGAGCCGTTCTCCAGGCTGGCGATGCCGGTGCTGGACTGCAACCTGGCCGGGATGATCAACCCCTTCCGGGTGAAGAAGCCGAAGAAGCCGCTGCGCGCGATGTCCTTGCCGACCGGTTTGAACGTGGCCATTCCCAGCAGCGTGACCGTGGGCGGGCCGCCAACAATTTCGTGGACAGCGATGGCGTTCCGCGCCGCGTTTGCCGGGTTGGGCAAGCTGCGCAAGAGCAAATTCTTCCAGGGCAAGATGGATGCCTTCAAGAAGTGGCGTCAAGGAAAGTGGGGGCATCTGCCGTCTGGCACGCTTAAATGCAAGATCCTGCGCGCCGAGCCGGTTGATATCCGCGACGGCAGCGTTGTGGTCAGTCACCGGGATTTTGAAATCCCAGGCCGTCTGCCGTTCGCGTGGCAGCGCAGCTATAGCTCCGCCCAGATCGGGCGCGGCGGCGCCTGTGGTATCGGCTGGCAGACAGCTGCCGATATCACGTTGGAAGTGCTGGCCGACGGCTCGGTGTGGATGTCGGGGCCGGGGCAGGTTGCGTTCTTCCCCGAGCTGCCACCGGTTGATGGTGAAGCGGCAGCGATACTCGACTTTGTGGATGGTGCGCGCCTGCTGCGCCGGCACGGTCAGCTGCGGGTGCGCTTCAAGGGCGGGCTGCAGTATGTGTTCGGCGGGGACCTGCCGAGCGGAGTTGCTGCGCTACCAGCGCATGGCCTGCTGGCGTTGGAACGCATCGAAGACGCCAGTGGCAACTACTGGCGCTTCGAACGCAACGATGGCCATCTGGTACGTATCGTCGAGAGTGGTGTCGATGGCCTGCAAGGCCGCTTCATCGACGTGGATGTGCGCCATGGCCGCATCGAGCGGATGGCACTGCACGACCCGGCAACCGGGCTGGTGCATCCGCTGGTGAGTTACCGCTACAGCAGTGAAGGTGATCTGGCTGCGGCGCTGGATGCTTTGGGTGCGGCGCGCACATTTGTCTATCAACAGCATCGATTGGTGCAGCACACGGACCGGGTCGGGCTGTCGTTCTACTACGCGTTCGATGCGCAGGGTCGGGTAGTGCACTCCTGGGGCGATGGCGGCCTGTACGACTACCATTTCGAGTACGACGCACTGCTGCGCGAGACGCGCGTGACCGATTCGCTTGGCCACCTGAGTGTGATCAAGTTCGATGAGAACCAGTTGCCGCTGTGCGAAATAGATCCTCTGGACGGCGTCACCTTCTTCGAGTACGACGACTTCGGCCGCACGGTGGCGGTCACGGATCCGGAAGGCCTGCGCACGGGCTTTGCTTACGATGCACGCGGCAACCTGTGCTGCCTGACACGGGCGGACGGCAGCACGCTGCAGATGGAGTACGACGACAACGATCACATGATCGCACTGCGTTCGCCGGATGGTGCTACCTGGCAGCAGAGCTATGACGGGCGCGGGCTGATGGTTGCGCAGAGCGATCCATTGGCGGCCATCACACGTTATGAATACGATGCGAGTGGCCAGCTGATAGCACAGACCAATGCTCGGCAGGCGGTTACGCAGTTGCGCTATGACCGCCATGGTCTGGTCGCCGCTGTTGTCGATGCACTCGGGTATGAGAGCCGTTACGAGCAGGATGCGCTGGGCAATCTGCTGCGCCAGCTTGATCCGTTGGGCCAGATCAGTCGCTACGAGTACGACGCCAAGGGCCGCTTGTTGGCGACGGCGACGTCCGACGGGGCAGGCGTGCGCTGCGAGTACGACGCGGAAGACCAGCTTGTTCGTTACACCGATGAAGCTGGTACGCAGACCCGGCTGGAGTATGTTGGTATCGGCCAGATTGGCCGACGCCTGCAGGCCGATGGTCATGCGGTGGAATACCGCTACGACAGCGAAGAGCAACTGATCGCGGTTATCAACCAGCGCGGCGAGACCTATCAGCTGCTGCGTGATCCACTTGGACGGATCGTCGAGGAGGTCGACTATTGGGGGCAAGCGCGGCGCTACAGCTATGACGCAGCCGGTCGGCTGACTGCCACGGTGGATCCACTCGGCCAGAAGATCGCGTTCAACACAGACAAGATGGGGCGGATTACCCGTAAGACCCTGCCGGATATACGTCATCCAGGCCAGCAGCTACAGGAGCATTTCGTTTACGACAAGCTTGGTCAACTGGTTGAAATGCGCAATCCATCCCGCGCTGTGAAGCGCCGCTACGATCCAGTTGGTCAGTTGCTTGAGGAGCTGCAGGACGGCTTCCGCGTGGGCTACGGTTACGACGAGGTTGGCAATCGCGTGTCGCGCGAAACCTCGGCGGGGAATCGTTTGGTAATTGGATACGACCTGCGCGATCAAACAATCTCGATGGCGATCAACGACGAATCGCCAATCCTCATGCAGCGCGATGCATTGGGGCGAACGACACAGGAAACCCTGAGCCCACATCTGCAGCGGAATTTCAGCTACGACAGTCGCAACCTGATGACGTCGCAGTCCATCCTGAAGGATGCAGCCCCGCTGTTCGAGACCCGCTACGACTATGACCGCAGCGGCAACCTGACCCGGCGTAGCGACAGTGGGCAGGG harbors:
- the recJ gene encoding single-stranded-DNA-specific exonuclease RecJ, encoding MSDSLKIVRRDMVAVDGWNDETLPLLRRIYAARGATTPEQAQPRLAQLHAPDLLGGMQAAVQLLAAAIANDKRILIVGDFDCDGATACAVGVRGLRMLGARDVVHAVPNRMVHGYGLSPSLVEELAALKPDLLVTVDHGIACHAGVRAAKALGWQVLVTDHHLPGEQLPPADAIVDPNVDGDAFPSKALAGVGVIFYVLMALRRHLREQAAFGTQPEPDLLTLLDLVAVGTVADLVALDENNRALVSAGLRRLRAGKASVGLQALIEVSGRDPRRLSASDIGYAVAPRLNAAGRLEDMALGIELLLTEDPAQAREIATLLEEINAERRAVQQIMTDDAERAVARAVLDDDMQRPVAACLFDAEWHPGVVGLVASKMKDRLHRPVIAFAPAEPGGDALRGSARSISGFHIRDALAAINANHPGLMEKFGGHAMAAGLSLPLANLDAFKAAFEQQVQRSLDPALLQQQLLSDGELSPAELDFQHAEALRLAGPWGQGFAEPLFDGAFEVLEWRVLKERHLKFVLRQTGSTARINAIHFSGWTGTAPAQHVQLAYRLVSDDYRGGKAIQLIVEHCASV
- a CDS encoding type VI secretion system Vgr family protein, which produces MFAESLSAAGGLQRLHQDRRLVRVETALSPETFLVKRFDGNESVSAPFLYHVELLSTQPRLELKQLVGQPLRLLLGDEFGSRSVHGYVREFASTGQQAQFNSYRAEVAPWFAFLDYTSNCRIFQDKNVLQIIEEVFAGYEQLARYRYDLNAGKLQPLSYCVQYNESDFAFVSRLLEDAGLYYSFVHDDEGHTLVISDDSTLSVVHGDPAAIAYVSDQGTLARTGLHRWGARRRVGPSAQTLRSFDFKQPKQQLDGNQGNQVPMGLLPPLEQYRYDGAARFANSRVGEALAAVRNEEVSWPTKLFECAGNAGELAAGACFSLERHPDFIGRDEADREFFVVSMQREGHNNFASDFSSAELPSVEMQAQVLRRRIPFRPLRQTPWPRMPGPQTATVVGPPGEELHADAYGRVKVQFHWDRKLDRRENASCWIRSSSPWAGADMGGVSPPRIGQEVIVDFLDGDPDRPIITGRVYNEQNMPPFGMEVSGLKSKTVKGGGWNEVSMHDGAGGELLNMRAQRDMVTTVLNDQTASILNNKTTSVAVDHGMTVGGNQTIGITGNRGITVTGTDTSTVTGTRTTDVTGAVAETYHTGQTKTILAAGYTETITGSFTTTLTGNYISQRTGTWKQTITSTSWEQVQGKVTEQYLAGRETTITGLDKRGVTGAVEDANKGSRTIGVEGTFEQGVTETHSQFSTGDMTLSSAAKLIAAVGESSAIEITAGEIRISAGGSEVVINASGVSVNGSEIKLNC
- a CDS encoding RHS repeat-associated core domain-containing protein, whose translation is MAIPSSVTVGGPPTISWTAMAFRAAFAGLGKLRKSKFFQGKMDAFKKWRQGKWGHLPSGTLKCKILRAEPVDIRDGSVVVSHRDFEIPGRLPFAWQRSYSSAQIGRGGACGIGWQTAADITLEVLADGSVWMSGPGQVAFFPELPPVDGEAAAILDFVDGARLLRRHGQLRVRFKGGLQYVFGGDLPSGVAALPAHGLLALERIEDASGNYWRFERNDGHLVRIVESGVDGLQGRFIDVDVRHGRIERMALHDPATGLVHPLVSYRYSSEGDLAAALDALGAARTFVYQQHRLVQHTDRVGLSFYYAFDAQGRVVHSWGDGGLYDYHFEYDALLRETRVTDSLGHLSVIKFDENQLPLCEIDPLDGVTFFEYDDFGRTVAVTDPEGLRTGFAYDARGNLCCLTRADGSTLQMEYDDNDHMIALRSPDGATWQQSYDGRGLMVAQSDPLAAITRYEYDASGQLIAQTNARQAVTQLRYDRHGLVAAVVDALGYESRYEQDALGNLLRQLDPLGQISRYEYDAKGRLLATATSDGAGVRCEYDAEDQLVRYTDEAGTQTRLEYVGIGQIGRRLQADGHAVEYRYDSEEQLIAVINQRGETYQLLRDPLGRIVEEVDYWGQARRYSYDAAGRLTATVDPLGQKIAFNTDKMGRITRKTLPDIRHPGQQLQEHFVYDKLGQLVEMRNPSRAVKRRYDPVGQLLEELQDGFRVGYGYDEVGNRVSRETSAGNRLVIGYDLRDQTISMAINDESPILMQRDALGRTTQETLSPHLQRNFSYDSRNLMTSQSILKDAAPLFETRYDYDRSGNLTRRSDSGQGVDEYRYDAIGRLLQHTDPKGKIERFFNDPAGDRLRTEIKQTQARKVVGGDDQDLTTWAREGTYQGVHYVFDRAGDLVSKGAPHGAAPDDLILIWDANHRLAESRRNGQVTHYGYDPLGRRVFKRNPTQTTWFIWDGDALLGEVQQANDAGDAAPIWVGNVASLIEVKTRQQRLAALRERVREYVYYPGSFVPIAVVFFNEGEHGSFVEEPGVRSESGKPSVTDTRPGKDSVSVLPSRPQGYQSKDDPVTQGRSSQSLPSVIGRLGVSTLGSSPVREQFVGPADDAVTPKLIQLGAVPEEDVEHRAAPTLGPLIFAEPAPRDAVIAPSGCKSVLVCCTDPNGAVTGFVSSSGRQVWGIRYSAWGAEEASSQGSINFPLRFQGQYRDTETGLCYNRNRYFDPNVGGFVSQDPLGLDAGPGLYEYSFNSLMYCDPLGLAYEKTTASDGRTVYQNDDLFNPDRKVRWKDPSSGEYKYGTNVERMSEGLAPIGKDGRPVQLHHLTMTEAPGMNGRRGSLAEIMETTHQKYTSVLHIPFPRNPNNKKQTLPRFPSFRKNADGTESLLAGQFDTFRASYWKARAAAILGACRQ